One segment of Synchiropus splendidus isolate RoL2022-P1 chromosome 4, RoL_Sspl_1.0, whole genome shotgun sequence DNA contains the following:
- the grm8a gene encoding glutamate receptor, metabotropic 8a isoform X1, whose translation MATRCLLLLTICTGILPVIANQRIPFDLQMAPEYAHSIRLDGDIVLGGLFPVHSRGDRGTPCGELKKEKGIHRLEAMMFAIDLINKDPDLLPNVTLGARILDTCSRDTYALEQSLTFVQALIERDGSDVRCANGDAPIFTKPDKIVGVIGAAASSVSIMVANILRLFKVVYMNGCVLLFSVSICIPQVSYASTAPELSDNTRYDFFSRVVPPDSYQAQAMMDIVTALKWNYVSTLASEGNYGESGVDAFVQISRETGGVCIAQSLKIPREPRAGEFDKIIRRLLETSNARAVIMFANEDDIRRVLDAAKRNNQTGHFLWVGSDSWGAKISPVIGQERVAEGAITILPKRASVDAFDRYFRSRSLSNNRRNVWFAEFWEENFNCKLGMTGKRAGSLKKCTGLEKVGRDSNYEQEGKVQFVMDAVYAMAHALHNMHRHLCDGYPGLCPRMANIDGKELLSYIRAVSFNGSAGTPVVFNENGDAPGRYDIYQYQMNNRSMAEYRVIGTWTNRLHLKTEALRWRTGDPKLPVSVCSVPCRPGERKKVVKGVPCCWHCERCEGYHFQASEFSCELCPYEMRPDGNRTGCVPIPIVKLEWASPWAVFPVFIAMLGIIATTFVIVTFVRHNDTPIVRASGREMSYVLLTGIFLCYAITFLMIATPDVGVCSFRRIFLGLGMCFSYAALLTKTNRIHRIFEQGKKSVTAPRFISPASQLVITFTLISVQLFGVFIWFAVDPPHTVVDYGEQRTQDPRSARGVLKCDISDLSLICSLGYSILLMVTCTVYAIKTRGVPETFNEAKPIGFTMYTTCIVWLAFIPIFFGTSQSAERMYIQTTTLTVSLSLSASVSLGMLYVPKVYVILFHPEQNIPKRKKSFKAIVTAAAMSGKLGPKGERPNGEVKTELCESMETNASSTKMTYVSYSNHGL comes from the exons ATGGCAACACGCTGCCTCCTGCTTTTGACCATCTGCACCGGGATTCTTCCAGTCATTGCCAACCAGAGGATCCCCTTCGACTTGCAGATGGCGCCAGAGTATGCTCATTCCATCCGTCTCGATGGGGACATTGTCCTGGGTGGGCTGTTCCCGGTCCACTCACGAGGTGACCGTGGAACACCCTGTGGCGAACTGAAAAAAGAGAAGGGCATCCATCGGCTGGAAGCCATGATGTTTGCAATTGACCTGATAAACAAGGACCCGGACCTGCTCCCCAACGTCACCCTGGGGGCGCGCATCCTGGACACCTGCTCTCGGGACACCTACGCACTAGAACAGTCACTCACCTTTGTCCAGGCTCTGATAGAGCGAGACGGATCCGACGTCCGTTGTGCCAATGGCGACGCTCCAATCTTCACCAAACCAGACAAAATCGTGGGCGTCATTGGAGCAGCTGCCAGTTCCGTGTCCATCATGGTGGCCAACATCTTGCGCCTCTTTAAG GTTGTGTACATGAATgggtgtgtgttgctgttttctgTGTCTATATGT ATTCCTCAGGTCAGCTACGCCTCCACGGCGCCTGAACTCAGTGACAACACTCGCTACGACTTCTTCTCCCGAGTGGTGCCTCCAGACTCCTACCAGGCCCAGGCCATGATGGACATCGTCACGGCCCTGAAGTGGAACTACGTGTCCACGTTAGCATCTGAGGGAAACTACGGCGAGAGCGGCGTTGATGCATTTGTCCAGATCTCCAGAGAGACAG GTGGGGTTTGTATCGCTCAGTCACTAAAGATTCCTCGAGAACCTCGCGCTGGAGAGTTCGACAAGATCATCCGAAGGTTGCTGGAGACGTCCAATGCCCGTGCCGTCATCATGTTCGCCAACGAGGACGACATCCG ACGTGTTCTGGATGCAGCAAAGCGGAACAACCAGACAGGTCATTTTCTGTGGGTGGGCTCGGACAGCTGGGGAGCCAAGATCTCCCCAGTGATTGGTCAGGAAAGAGTGGCTGAGGGAGCCATCACCATCCTGCCCAAGAGAGCTTCAGTTGACG CGTTCGACCGTTACTTCCGCAGCCGCTCATTGTCCAACAATCGGAGGAACGTTTGGTTTGCCGAGTTCTGGGAAGAGAACTTTAACTGTAAACTGGGGATGACTGGAAAACGAGCCGGCAGCCTGAAAAAGTGCACAG GTTTGGAGAAGGTGGGCCGTGACTCAAACTACGAGCAGGAAGGGAAGGTCCAGTTCGTGATGGATGCCGTTTACGCAATGGCTCACGCACTGCACAACATGCACCGACACCTCTGCGACGGTTATCCAGGGTTGTGCCCGCGCATGGCTAACATTGACGGGAAGGAGCTGCTCAGCTACATCCGAGCCGTTAGCTTCAACG GGAGTGCAGGAACACCAGTGGTCTTCAATGAGAATGGAGACGCACCGGGCAGATACGACATCTACCAGTACCAGATGAACAATCGATCCATGGCCGAGTACAGAGTCATTGGGACCTGGACCAACAGGCTGCACCTCAAG ACGGAGGCACTGCGTTGGAGGACCGGTGATCCAAAACTCCCAGTATCCGTCTGTAGTGTCCCATGTCGACCTGGAGAGCGAAAGAAGGTGGTGAAAGGAGTCCCATGCTGCTGGCACTGTGAGCGTTGTGAGGGCTACCACTTCCAG GCGTCTGAATTCTCCTGTGAGCTTTGTCCCTACGAGATGCGGCCCGACGGGAACCGAACTGGCTGCGTTCCCATCCCAATTGTCAAACTGGAGTGGGCTTCGCCCTGGGCTGTCTTCCCTGTCTTCATTGCCATGCTGGGCATCATCGCCACCACCTTTGTCATTGTCACTTTTGTGCGACACAACGACACGCCGATCGTACGGGCATCAGGCCGCGAGATGAGCTACGTGCTGCTGACGGGAATCTTTTTGTGCTACGCCATCACCTTCCTGATGATTGCCACGCCAGACGTGGGCGTGTGCTCCTTCAGGAGAATCTTCCTTGGCCTTGGCATGTGCTTCAGCTACGCGGCACTGCTCACTAAGACCAACCGCATCCACCGCATCTTTGAGCAAGGCAAGAAATCAGTGACCGCGCCCAG GTTCATCTCGCCGGCATCCCAACTGGTCATCACCTTCACTCTCATTTCCGTTCAGCTCTTCGGCGTCTTCATTTGGTTTGCCGTTGACCCACCACATACGGTGGTGGACTACGGCGAGCAGCGGACGCAGGACCCGAGGTCGGCTCGCGGCGTCCTGAAGTGCGATATCTCTGACTTGTCCCTGATCTGCTCCCTGGGCTACTCCATCCTGCTGATGGTGACGTGCACCGTCTACGCCATCAAGACTCGTGGTGTTCCTGAGACCTTCAACGAAGCCAAGCCCATTGGCTTCACCATGTACACCACCTGCATTGTCTGGCTCGCCTTCATCCCCATCTTCTTTGGGACGTCGCAGTCTGCAGAGCGG ATGTACATCCAGACTACAACGCTGACCGTGTCCCTCAGCCTCTCCGCTTCCGTGTCACTTGGGATGCTCTACGTGCCGAAGGTCTACGTCATCCTCTTCCACCCGGAGCAGAACATCCCCAAACGGAAAAAAAGCTTCAAG GCCATAGTAACCGCAGCCGCCATGTCAGGGAAGCTGGGACCGAAGGGCGAGCGACCCAATGGGGAGGTGAAGACTGAGCTGTGCGAGAGCATGGAGACCAACG CCTCATCCACTAAGATGACTTATGTCAGCTACAGCAACCACGGCCTCTGA
- the grm8a gene encoding glutamate receptor, metabotropic 8a isoform X3 gives MATRCLLLLTICTGILPVIANQRIPFDLQMAPEYAHSIRLDGDIVLGGLFPVHSRGDRGTPCGELKKEKGIHRLEAMMFAIDLINKDPDLLPNVTLGARILDTCSRDTYALEQSLTFVQALIERDGSDVRCANGDAPIFTKPDKIVGVIGAAASSVSIMVANILRLFKVVYMNGCVLLFSVSICIPQVSYASTAPELSDNTRYDFFSRVVPPDSYQAQAMMDIVTALKWNYVSTLASEGNYGESGVDAFVQISRETGGVCIAQSLKIPREPRAGEFDKIIRRLLETSNARAVIMFANEDDIRRVLDAAKRNNQTGHFLWVGSDSWGAKISPVIGQERVAEGAITILPKRASVDAFDRYFRSRSLSNNRRNVWFAEFWEENFNCKLGMTGKRAGSLKKCTGLEKVGRDSNYEQEGKVQFVMDAVYAMAHALHNMHRHLCDGYPGLCPRMANIDGKELLSYIRAVSFNGSAGTPVVFNENGDAPGRYDIYQYQMNNRSMAEYRVIGTWTNRLHLKTEALRWRTGDPKLPVSVCSVPCRPGERKKVVKGVPCCWHCERCEGYHFQASEFSCELCPYEMRPDGNRTGCVPIPIVKLEWASPWAVFPVFIAMLGIIATTFVIVTFVRHNDTPIVRASGREMSYVLLTGIFLCYAITFLMIATPDVGVCSFRRIFLGLGMCFSYAALLTKTNRIHRIFEQGKKSVTAPRFISPASQLVITFTLISVQLFGVFIWFAVDPPHTVVDYGEQRTQDPRSARGVLKCDISDLSLICSLGYSILLMVTCTVYAIKTRGVPETFNEAKPIGFTMYTTCIVWLAFIPIFFGTSQSAERMYIQTTTLTVSLSLSASVSLGMLYVPKVYVILFHPEQNIPKRKKSFKPHPLR, from the exons ATGGCAACACGCTGCCTCCTGCTTTTGACCATCTGCACCGGGATTCTTCCAGTCATTGCCAACCAGAGGATCCCCTTCGACTTGCAGATGGCGCCAGAGTATGCTCATTCCATCCGTCTCGATGGGGACATTGTCCTGGGTGGGCTGTTCCCGGTCCACTCACGAGGTGACCGTGGAACACCCTGTGGCGAACTGAAAAAAGAGAAGGGCATCCATCGGCTGGAAGCCATGATGTTTGCAATTGACCTGATAAACAAGGACCCGGACCTGCTCCCCAACGTCACCCTGGGGGCGCGCATCCTGGACACCTGCTCTCGGGACACCTACGCACTAGAACAGTCACTCACCTTTGTCCAGGCTCTGATAGAGCGAGACGGATCCGACGTCCGTTGTGCCAATGGCGACGCTCCAATCTTCACCAAACCAGACAAAATCGTGGGCGTCATTGGAGCAGCTGCCAGTTCCGTGTCCATCATGGTGGCCAACATCTTGCGCCTCTTTAAG GTTGTGTACATGAATgggtgtgtgttgctgttttctgTGTCTATATGT ATTCCTCAGGTCAGCTACGCCTCCACGGCGCCTGAACTCAGTGACAACACTCGCTACGACTTCTTCTCCCGAGTGGTGCCTCCAGACTCCTACCAGGCCCAGGCCATGATGGACATCGTCACGGCCCTGAAGTGGAACTACGTGTCCACGTTAGCATCTGAGGGAAACTACGGCGAGAGCGGCGTTGATGCATTTGTCCAGATCTCCAGAGAGACAG GTGGGGTTTGTATCGCTCAGTCACTAAAGATTCCTCGAGAACCTCGCGCTGGAGAGTTCGACAAGATCATCCGAAGGTTGCTGGAGACGTCCAATGCCCGTGCCGTCATCATGTTCGCCAACGAGGACGACATCCG ACGTGTTCTGGATGCAGCAAAGCGGAACAACCAGACAGGTCATTTTCTGTGGGTGGGCTCGGACAGCTGGGGAGCCAAGATCTCCCCAGTGATTGGTCAGGAAAGAGTGGCTGAGGGAGCCATCACCATCCTGCCCAAGAGAGCTTCAGTTGACG CGTTCGACCGTTACTTCCGCAGCCGCTCATTGTCCAACAATCGGAGGAACGTTTGGTTTGCCGAGTTCTGGGAAGAGAACTTTAACTGTAAACTGGGGATGACTGGAAAACGAGCCGGCAGCCTGAAAAAGTGCACAG GTTTGGAGAAGGTGGGCCGTGACTCAAACTACGAGCAGGAAGGGAAGGTCCAGTTCGTGATGGATGCCGTTTACGCAATGGCTCACGCACTGCACAACATGCACCGACACCTCTGCGACGGTTATCCAGGGTTGTGCCCGCGCATGGCTAACATTGACGGGAAGGAGCTGCTCAGCTACATCCGAGCCGTTAGCTTCAACG GGAGTGCAGGAACACCAGTGGTCTTCAATGAGAATGGAGACGCACCGGGCAGATACGACATCTACCAGTACCAGATGAACAATCGATCCATGGCCGAGTACAGAGTCATTGGGACCTGGACCAACAGGCTGCACCTCAAG ACGGAGGCACTGCGTTGGAGGACCGGTGATCCAAAACTCCCAGTATCCGTCTGTAGTGTCCCATGTCGACCTGGAGAGCGAAAGAAGGTGGTGAAAGGAGTCCCATGCTGCTGGCACTGTGAGCGTTGTGAGGGCTACCACTTCCAG GCGTCTGAATTCTCCTGTGAGCTTTGTCCCTACGAGATGCGGCCCGACGGGAACCGAACTGGCTGCGTTCCCATCCCAATTGTCAAACTGGAGTGGGCTTCGCCCTGGGCTGTCTTCCCTGTCTTCATTGCCATGCTGGGCATCATCGCCACCACCTTTGTCATTGTCACTTTTGTGCGACACAACGACACGCCGATCGTACGGGCATCAGGCCGCGAGATGAGCTACGTGCTGCTGACGGGAATCTTTTTGTGCTACGCCATCACCTTCCTGATGATTGCCACGCCAGACGTGGGCGTGTGCTCCTTCAGGAGAATCTTCCTTGGCCTTGGCATGTGCTTCAGCTACGCGGCACTGCTCACTAAGACCAACCGCATCCACCGCATCTTTGAGCAAGGCAAGAAATCAGTGACCGCGCCCAG GTTCATCTCGCCGGCATCCCAACTGGTCATCACCTTCACTCTCATTTCCGTTCAGCTCTTCGGCGTCTTCATTTGGTTTGCCGTTGACCCACCACATACGGTGGTGGACTACGGCGAGCAGCGGACGCAGGACCCGAGGTCGGCTCGCGGCGTCCTGAAGTGCGATATCTCTGACTTGTCCCTGATCTGCTCCCTGGGCTACTCCATCCTGCTGATGGTGACGTGCACCGTCTACGCCATCAAGACTCGTGGTGTTCCTGAGACCTTCAACGAAGCCAAGCCCATTGGCTTCACCATGTACACCACCTGCATTGTCTGGCTCGCCTTCATCCCCATCTTCTTTGGGACGTCGCAGTCTGCAGAGCGG ATGTACATCCAGACTACAACGCTGACCGTGTCCCTCAGCCTCTCCGCTTCCGTGTCACTTGGGATGCTCTACGTGCCGAAGGTCTACGTCATCCTCTTCCACCCGGAGCAGAACATCCCCAAACGGAAAAAAAGCTTCAAG CCTCATCCACTAAGATGA
- the grm8a gene encoding glutamate receptor, metabotropic 8a isoform X2 — protein sequence MATRCLLLLTICTGILPVIANQRIPFDLQMAPEYAHSIRLDGDIVLGGLFPVHSRGDRGTPCGELKKEKGIHRLEAMMFAIDLINKDPDLLPNVTLGARILDTCSRDTYALEQSLTFVQALIERDGSDVRCANGDAPIFTKPDKIVGVIGAAASSVSIMVANILRLFKIPQVSYASTAPELSDNTRYDFFSRVVPPDSYQAQAMMDIVTALKWNYVSTLASEGNYGESGVDAFVQISRETGGVCIAQSLKIPREPRAGEFDKIIRRLLETSNARAVIMFANEDDIRRVLDAAKRNNQTGHFLWVGSDSWGAKISPVIGQERVAEGAITILPKRASVDAFDRYFRSRSLSNNRRNVWFAEFWEENFNCKLGMTGKRAGSLKKCTGLEKVGRDSNYEQEGKVQFVMDAVYAMAHALHNMHRHLCDGYPGLCPRMANIDGKELLSYIRAVSFNGSAGTPVVFNENGDAPGRYDIYQYQMNNRSMAEYRVIGTWTNRLHLKTEALRWRTGDPKLPVSVCSVPCRPGERKKVVKGVPCCWHCERCEGYHFQASEFSCELCPYEMRPDGNRTGCVPIPIVKLEWASPWAVFPVFIAMLGIIATTFVIVTFVRHNDTPIVRASGREMSYVLLTGIFLCYAITFLMIATPDVGVCSFRRIFLGLGMCFSYAALLTKTNRIHRIFEQGKKSVTAPRFISPASQLVITFTLISVQLFGVFIWFAVDPPHTVVDYGEQRTQDPRSARGVLKCDISDLSLICSLGYSILLMVTCTVYAIKTRGVPETFNEAKPIGFTMYTTCIVWLAFIPIFFGTSQSAERMYIQTTTLTVSLSLSASVSLGMLYVPKVYVILFHPEQNIPKRKKSFKAIVTAAAMSGKLGPKGERPNGEVKTELCESMETNASSTKMTYVSYSNHGL from the exons ATGGCAACACGCTGCCTCCTGCTTTTGACCATCTGCACCGGGATTCTTCCAGTCATTGCCAACCAGAGGATCCCCTTCGACTTGCAGATGGCGCCAGAGTATGCTCATTCCATCCGTCTCGATGGGGACATTGTCCTGGGTGGGCTGTTCCCGGTCCACTCACGAGGTGACCGTGGAACACCCTGTGGCGAACTGAAAAAAGAGAAGGGCATCCATCGGCTGGAAGCCATGATGTTTGCAATTGACCTGATAAACAAGGACCCGGACCTGCTCCCCAACGTCACCCTGGGGGCGCGCATCCTGGACACCTGCTCTCGGGACACCTACGCACTAGAACAGTCACTCACCTTTGTCCAGGCTCTGATAGAGCGAGACGGATCCGACGTCCGTTGTGCCAATGGCGACGCTCCAATCTTCACCAAACCAGACAAAATCGTGGGCGTCATTGGAGCAGCTGCCAGTTCCGTGTCCATCATGGTGGCCAACATCTTGCGCCTCTTTAAG ATTCCTCAGGTCAGCTACGCCTCCACGGCGCCTGAACTCAGTGACAACACTCGCTACGACTTCTTCTCCCGAGTGGTGCCTCCAGACTCCTACCAGGCCCAGGCCATGATGGACATCGTCACGGCCCTGAAGTGGAACTACGTGTCCACGTTAGCATCTGAGGGAAACTACGGCGAGAGCGGCGTTGATGCATTTGTCCAGATCTCCAGAGAGACAG GTGGGGTTTGTATCGCTCAGTCACTAAAGATTCCTCGAGAACCTCGCGCTGGAGAGTTCGACAAGATCATCCGAAGGTTGCTGGAGACGTCCAATGCCCGTGCCGTCATCATGTTCGCCAACGAGGACGACATCCG ACGTGTTCTGGATGCAGCAAAGCGGAACAACCAGACAGGTCATTTTCTGTGGGTGGGCTCGGACAGCTGGGGAGCCAAGATCTCCCCAGTGATTGGTCAGGAAAGAGTGGCTGAGGGAGCCATCACCATCCTGCCCAAGAGAGCTTCAGTTGACG CGTTCGACCGTTACTTCCGCAGCCGCTCATTGTCCAACAATCGGAGGAACGTTTGGTTTGCCGAGTTCTGGGAAGAGAACTTTAACTGTAAACTGGGGATGACTGGAAAACGAGCCGGCAGCCTGAAAAAGTGCACAG GTTTGGAGAAGGTGGGCCGTGACTCAAACTACGAGCAGGAAGGGAAGGTCCAGTTCGTGATGGATGCCGTTTACGCAATGGCTCACGCACTGCACAACATGCACCGACACCTCTGCGACGGTTATCCAGGGTTGTGCCCGCGCATGGCTAACATTGACGGGAAGGAGCTGCTCAGCTACATCCGAGCCGTTAGCTTCAACG GGAGTGCAGGAACACCAGTGGTCTTCAATGAGAATGGAGACGCACCGGGCAGATACGACATCTACCAGTACCAGATGAACAATCGATCCATGGCCGAGTACAGAGTCATTGGGACCTGGACCAACAGGCTGCACCTCAAG ACGGAGGCACTGCGTTGGAGGACCGGTGATCCAAAACTCCCAGTATCCGTCTGTAGTGTCCCATGTCGACCTGGAGAGCGAAAGAAGGTGGTGAAAGGAGTCCCATGCTGCTGGCACTGTGAGCGTTGTGAGGGCTACCACTTCCAG GCGTCTGAATTCTCCTGTGAGCTTTGTCCCTACGAGATGCGGCCCGACGGGAACCGAACTGGCTGCGTTCCCATCCCAATTGTCAAACTGGAGTGGGCTTCGCCCTGGGCTGTCTTCCCTGTCTTCATTGCCATGCTGGGCATCATCGCCACCACCTTTGTCATTGTCACTTTTGTGCGACACAACGACACGCCGATCGTACGGGCATCAGGCCGCGAGATGAGCTACGTGCTGCTGACGGGAATCTTTTTGTGCTACGCCATCACCTTCCTGATGATTGCCACGCCAGACGTGGGCGTGTGCTCCTTCAGGAGAATCTTCCTTGGCCTTGGCATGTGCTTCAGCTACGCGGCACTGCTCACTAAGACCAACCGCATCCACCGCATCTTTGAGCAAGGCAAGAAATCAGTGACCGCGCCCAG GTTCATCTCGCCGGCATCCCAACTGGTCATCACCTTCACTCTCATTTCCGTTCAGCTCTTCGGCGTCTTCATTTGGTTTGCCGTTGACCCACCACATACGGTGGTGGACTACGGCGAGCAGCGGACGCAGGACCCGAGGTCGGCTCGCGGCGTCCTGAAGTGCGATATCTCTGACTTGTCCCTGATCTGCTCCCTGGGCTACTCCATCCTGCTGATGGTGACGTGCACCGTCTACGCCATCAAGACTCGTGGTGTTCCTGAGACCTTCAACGAAGCCAAGCCCATTGGCTTCACCATGTACACCACCTGCATTGTCTGGCTCGCCTTCATCCCCATCTTCTTTGGGACGTCGCAGTCTGCAGAGCGG ATGTACATCCAGACTACAACGCTGACCGTGTCCCTCAGCCTCTCCGCTTCCGTGTCACTTGGGATGCTCTACGTGCCGAAGGTCTACGTCATCCTCTTCCACCCGGAGCAGAACATCCCCAAACGGAAAAAAAGCTTCAAG GCCATAGTAACCGCAGCCGCCATGTCAGGGAAGCTGGGACCGAAGGGCGAGCGACCCAATGGGGAGGTGAAGACTGAGCTGTGCGAGAGCATGGAGACCAACG CCTCATCCACTAAGATGACTTATGTCAGCTACAGCAACCACGGCCTCTGA
- the grm8a gene encoding glutamate receptor, metabotropic 8a isoform X4 produces the protein MMDIVTALKWNYVSTLASEGNYGESGVDAFVQISRETGGVCIAQSLKIPREPRAGEFDKIIRRLLETSNARAVIMFANEDDIRRVLDAAKRNNQTGHFLWVGSDSWGAKISPVIGQERVAEGAITILPKRASVDAFDRYFRSRSLSNNRRNVWFAEFWEENFNCKLGMTGKRAGSLKKCTGLEKVGRDSNYEQEGKVQFVMDAVYAMAHALHNMHRHLCDGYPGLCPRMANIDGKELLSYIRAVSFNGSAGTPVVFNENGDAPGRYDIYQYQMNNRSMAEYRVIGTWTNRLHLKTEALRWRTGDPKLPVSVCSVPCRPGERKKVVKGVPCCWHCERCEGYHFQASEFSCELCPYEMRPDGNRTGCVPIPIVKLEWASPWAVFPVFIAMLGIIATTFVIVTFVRHNDTPIVRASGREMSYVLLTGIFLCYAITFLMIATPDVGVCSFRRIFLGLGMCFSYAALLTKTNRIHRIFEQGKKSVTAPRFISPASQLVITFTLISVQLFGVFIWFAVDPPHTVVDYGEQRTQDPRSARGVLKCDISDLSLICSLGYSILLMVTCTVYAIKTRGVPETFNEAKPIGFTMYTTCIVWLAFIPIFFGTSQSAERMYIQTTTLTVSLSLSASVSLGMLYVPKVYVILFHPEQNIPKRKKSFKAIVTAAAMSGKLGPKGERPNGEVKTELCESMETNASSTKMTYVSYSNHGL, from the exons ATGATGGACATCGTCACGGCCCTGAAGTGGAACTACGTGTCCACGTTAGCATCTGAGGGAAACTACGGCGAGAGCGGCGTTGATGCATTTGTCCAGATCTCCAGAGAGACAG GTGGGGTTTGTATCGCTCAGTCACTAAAGATTCCTCGAGAACCTCGCGCTGGAGAGTTCGACAAGATCATCCGAAGGTTGCTGGAGACGTCCAATGCCCGTGCCGTCATCATGTTCGCCAACGAGGACGACATCCG ACGTGTTCTGGATGCAGCAAAGCGGAACAACCAGACAGGTCATTTTCTGTGGGTGGGCTCGGACAGCTGGGGAGCCAAGATCTCCCCAGTGATTGGTCAGGAAAGAGTGGCTGAGGGAGCCATCACCATCCTGCCCAAGAGAGCTTCAGTTGACG CGTTCGACCGTTACTTCCGCAGCCGCTCATTGTCCAACAATCGGAGGAACGTTTGGTTTGCCGAGTTCTGGGAAGAGAACTTTAACTGTAAACTGGGGATGACTGGAAAACGAGCCGGCAGCCTGAAAAAGTGCACAG GTTTGGAGAAGGTGGGCCGTGACTCAAACTACGAGCAGGAAGGGAAGGTCCAGTTCGTGATGGATGCCGTTTACGCAATGGCTCACGCACTGCACAACATGCACCGACACCTCTGCGACGGTTATCCAGGGTTGTGCCCGCGCATGGCTAACATTGACGGGAAGGAGCTGCTCAGCTACATCCGAGCCGTTAGCTTCAACG GGAGTGCAGGAACACCAGTGGTCTTCAATGAGAATGGAGACGCACCGGGCAGATACGACATCTACCAGTACCAGATGAACAATCGATCCATGGCCGAGTACAGAGTCATTGGGACCTGGACCAACAGGCTGCACCTCAAG ACGGAGGCACTGCGTTGGAGGACCGGTGATCCAAAACTCCCAGTATCCGTCTGTAGTGTCCCATGTCGACCTGGAGAGCGAAAGAAGGTGGTGAAAGGAGTCCCATGCTGCTGGCACTGTGAGCGTTGTGAGGGCTACCACTTCCAG GCGTCTGAATTCTCCTGTGAGCTTTGTCCCTACGAGATGCGGCCCGACGGGAACCGAACTGGCTGCGTTCCCATCCCAATTGTCAAACTGGAGTGGGCTTCGCCCTGGGCTGTCTTCCCTGTCTTCATTGCCATGCTGGGCATCATCGCCACCACCTTTGTCATTGTCACTTTTGTGCGACACAACGACACGCCGATCGTACGGGCATCAGGCCGCGAGATGAGCTACGTGCTGCTGACGGGAATCTTTTTGTGCTACGCCATCACCTTCCTGATGATTGCCACGCCAGACGTGGGCGTGTGCTCCTTCAGGAGAATCTTCCTTGGCCTTGGCATGTGCTTCAGCTACGCGGCACTGCTCACTAAGACCAACCGCATCCACCGCATCTTTGAGCAAGGCAAGAAATCAGTGACCGCGCCCAG GTTCATCTCGCCGGCATCCCAACTGGTCATCACCTTCACTCTCATTTCCGTTCAGCTCTTCGGCGTCTTCATTTGGTTTGCCGTTGACCCACCACATACGGTGGTGGACTACGGCGAGCAGCGGACGCAGGACCCGAGGTCGGCTCGCGGCGTCCTGAAGTGCGATATCTCTGACTTGTCCCTGATCTGCTCCCTGGGCTACTCCATCCTGCTGATGGTGACGTGCACCGTCTACGCCATCAAGACTCGTGGTGTTCCTGAGACCTTCAACGAAGCCAAGCCCATTGGCTTCACCATGTACACCACCTGCATTGTCTGGCTCGCCTTCATCCCCATCTTCTTTGGGACGTCGCAGTCTGCAGAGCGG ATGTACATCCAGACTACAACGCTGACCGTGTCCCTCAGCCTCTCCGCTTCCGTGTCACTTGGGATGCTCTACGTGCCGAAGGTCTACGTCATCCTCTTCCACCCGGAGCAGAACATCCCCAAACGGAAAAAAAGCTTCAAG GCCATAGTAACCGCAGCCGCCATGTCAGGGAAGCTGGGACCGAAGGGCGAGCGACCCAATGGGGAGGTGAAGACTGAGCTGTGCGAGAGCATGGAGACCAACG CCTCATCCACTAAGATGACTTATGTCAGCTACAGCAACCACGGCCTCTGA